In the Candidatus Auribacterota bacterium genome, CTCCTTGTCTAAACGTGCTTTTTTGCACGACGGAGCCTTCCTTTTATGGTGTGTATTCCCCCCACATCCAATACCCATAGCTTTGCGCTAATCCAACGTCAGGCTTTCGCCATAAATCCTTCCCCACTGTCTGAATCACAGTACTTCATACATGAAATGTTGCCTTCACCCATCCCCTGCCGTATAATCATTCATCTCCATGACTGACCACCTGTACGAGCTGATCATCATCGGGGGCGGCCCGGCGGGGCTCGCCGCCGGCATCTACGCGGCGCGCGACAGCCTTGACTGTCTCCTTTTTGAAAAAGATACCGCCGGCGGGCAGCTCATCCTGGCGACGGAGGTCGCCAACTATCCCGGCTTCTCAGCCCCCCTCACCGGCCACGAACTGGCTGAGAGGATGCGCGAGCACGCCCGCCGTTTCGGTCTCACGGTGCAGGGAGAAGCGGTGGTTGCGCTCGATGTCCAAGAGAACGCGATTTCAATCACGACGGATACGCGCCGGTACAGCGCGCGGTCCGTCATTGTCGCCACCGGATCCTCTTACAGGATGCTGGGAGTCCCCGGCGAAGAGCCCCTCAGGGGACGCGGGGTATCGTACTGCGGGAGCTGCGACGGCCCTCTTTTCCGTGGCAGGTCGCTCATCGTGGTCGGGGGCGGCGATACCGCGCTTGAGGAAGCGCTTCTCCTTACCCGCTTCGCGGCTGAAATCAGGATC is a window encoding:
- the trxB gene encoding thioredoxin-disulfide reductase, which encodes MTDHLYELIIIGGGPAGLAAGIYAARDSLDCLLFEKDTAGGQLILATEVANYPGFSAPLTGHELAERMREHARRFGLTVQGEAVVALDVQENAISITTDTRRYSARSVIVATGSSYRMLGVPGEEPLRGRGVSYCGSCDGPLFRGRSLIVVGGGDTALEEALLLTRFAAEIRIVHRRNELRAKRYLQKLALTHKKIEFILDSVVREIRGQERVTGVLIENVREGSTRELTCDGVFIFIGAHPNSGFLGGCCARDEAGHVVTDRNMCTSAPGVFAAGDVRKDSVRQIASAVGDGVTALICAEQFLSAHNQPGERGRAAAEGKY